From Sporosarcina sp. Te-1, the proteins below share one genomic window:
- the kynU gene encoding kynureninase, whose amino-acid sequence METLTLAYARALDEQDGLAAYKEEFYVPPHAIYMDGNSLGLLSKRAEQTMQELLESWKLLGIDGWTEGKHQWFYLSEQVGEKMAPLVGAKKEETIATGSTTTNLHQLVATFYKPAGKRTKILADELNFPSDIYALQSQLRLKGYDPADHLIRVASPDGRFLREEDIIAAMTDEVALIVLPAVLYRSGQILDMERLTQAAHERNIPIGFDLCHSVGSIEHALHEWGTDFAFWCTYKHLNGGPGSVGGLYIHEKHFGTLPGLAGWFGSKKETQFDMEHTMDPAEHVGAFQIGTPHVLSLAPLLGSLTLFDEVGMSAIREKSLKLTSYLLELIKHELAAYEFTIGNPIDDSRGGHILLEHPEAARICKALKQDGVIPDFRAPNGIRLAPVALYNSYEDIWHTVQKLKIIMEEKRYEQFENKRGVVA is encoded by the coding sequence ATGGAAACACTGACTTTAGCTTATGCAAGAGCGTTAGATGAGCAAGATGGCCTCGCTGCTTATAAAGAAGAGTTTTATGTACCGCCGCATGCGATTTACATGGACGGGAATTCACTTGGTTTGCTGTCCAAGCGGGCGGAGCAGACGATGCAAGAGTTGTTGGAATCATGGAAACTACTCGGGATTGATGGTTGGACGGAGGGGAAGCATCAGTGGTTTTATTTGTCCGAACAGGTAGGCGAAAAGATGGCGCCGCTCGTCGGGGCTAAAAAGGAGGAGACGATTGCGACGGGCTCTACAACGACAAATCTCCATCAGCTCGTTGCGACGTTTTACAAGCCGGCGGGCAAGAGAACGAAAATTTTGGCTGACGAGTTGAATTTTCCTTCCGACATTTATGCGCTTCAAAGTCAATTGCGGTTGAAGGGGTATGACCCGGCGGACCATTTGATTCGAGTGGCCAGTCCGGATGGGCGGTTTTTACGCGAGGAGGATATTATCGCAGCTATGACGGATGAGGTGGCGCTTATCGTTCTCCCGGCTGTGTTGTATCGAAGCGGCCAGATTCTCGATATGGAAAGACTGACACAAGCAGCACACGAGCGTAACATCCCAATCGGTTTCGACTTATGTCACTCGGTCGGTTCAATCGAGCATGCCCTTCATGAGTGGGGAACGGATTTCGCCTTCTGGTGTACATACAAGCATTTGAACGGCGGGCCAGGTTCAGTGGGAGGTCTGTACATTCATGAGAAGCATTTTGGTACATTGCCTGGTTTAGCAGGCTGGTTCGGCTCCAAAAAGGAAACCCAATTTGATATGGAACATACGATGGATCCTGCGGAGCATGTTGGCGCTTTTCAAATTGGCACGCCCCATGTGTTGAGCCTCGCTCCGTTGCTCGGTTCACTTACGCTGTTTGACGAAGTGGGCATGTCCGCTATTCGGGAGAAATCGCTTAAGCTGACGTCTTATTTGTTGGAATTAATCAAACATGAACTGGCAGCATATGAATTTACTATTGGCAATCCGATTGATGATTCACGAGGCGGCCATATTTTATTGGAACATCCGGAAGCCGCACGTATTTGCAAAGCGCTTAAACAGGATGGCGTCATACCGGATTTTAGAGCGCCAAATGGCATTCGCCTTGCGCCCGTCGCACTTTACAATTCGTATGAAGACATTTGGCATACAGTGCAAAAGCTCAAAATCATCATGGAAGAAAAGCGCTATGAACAATTTGAAAACAAAAGGGGAGTCGTGGCATGA
- a CDS encoding response regulator transcription factor, whose translation MIRIVIAEDQGMMLGALGSLLNMEEDMEVVGMAKNGEEAVALVNAHDPDVCIMDIEMPVKTGLDAAEMLHGKDCKIIILTTFARAGYFERARKAQVRGYLLKDSPIEELVSSIHAIMDGRRIYAPELVDIAYGDSDDTENPLTERESQVLGLVAEGKTTKEIAGELFLTPGTVRNYISTILDKLGVGNRIEAISRFKEKGWFK comes from the coding sequence ATGATTCGTATTGTCATCGCAGAGGACCAGGGCATGATGTTAGGGGCGCTCGGTTCCCTGCTGAACATGGAAGAGGATATGGAAGTGGTCGGCATGGCGAAAAATGGAGAAGAGGCAGTGGCTCTGGTTAATGCACACGACCCGGACGTCTGCATTATGGATATTGAAATGCCGGTGAAAACAGGTCTGGACGCAGCGGAGATGCTGCACGGGAAAGACTGTAAAATCATTATCTTGACGACATTCGCGCGGGCCGGCTATTTTGAACGGGCCCGAAAAGCCCAGGTGCGAGGCTATTTGTTGAAAGACAGCCCAATCGAAGAACTCGTCTCATCCATCCATGCCATCATGGACGGACGCCGAATCTACGCACCGGAGCTTGTCGACATTGCTTATGGCGATAGCGACGACACGGAAAACCCGCTCACCGAACGGGAAAGTCAAGTGCTCGGCCTAGTGGCGGAAGGCAAAACGACAAAAGAGATTGCCGGCGAGCTGTTCTTAACGCCTGGCACTGTCCGCAACTACATCTCCACCATTCTCGACAAACTTGGCGTCGGCAACCGCATTGAAGCAATTTCCCGCTTCAAGGAAAAAGGCTGGTTCAAATGA
- a CDS encoding sensor histidine kinase translates to MQKWYTIFPRNPWLSIYAWVIFCLLPFFFIFRSSNLFNGAIGISLLLLFFLSYFFSFRAKSGIVYMWLSFEMVINIVMTLLFGYVYSSIFTAFFIGNIRRPVGFFIMYGLHIFFTIGAIVAGFFIDIHLFLPQVHFIIITVIGVILLPFNLYYRGKRENLEGQLEDAKERISELVLLEERERIARDLHDTLGQKLSMIGLKSDLARRLIKRSPEEAEKELNDIRHTASMALKEVRELVAGIRATKLQDELIRVRQITKAAEMECRIEGENQLGELPVILENVLSMCLKEAVTNIVKHSGATACLILFERRMNEFRLIVQDNGSGLARKAGETTGSGLRGMAERLEFVNGSLGIEVETGTTLTIRVPLVITHQGGEESE, encoded by the coding sequence ATGCAAAAATGGTATACCATATTTCCGAGAAACCCATGGCTCAGTATTTATGCATGGGTTATCTTTTGCCTGCTTCCGTTCTTTTTCATCTTCCGTTCATCCAATCTTTTTAACGGAGCAATCGGTATAAGCTTACTACTATTGTTTTTCTTGTCTTATTTTTTTTCATTTAGAGCGAAGTCTGGGATTGTCTACATGTGGCTTAGCTTTGAAATGGTCATTAATATTGTCATGACTTTGCTATTTGGCTATGTGTATTCCTCCATTTTTACTGCGTTTTTTATTGGGAATATTCGGAGGCCGGTCGGATTTTTCATTATGTATGGTTTGCATATCTTTTTTACGATCGGTGCCATTGTGGCCGGATTTTTTATTGATATCCACTTGTTTTTGCCGCAAGTTCATTTCATCATCATCACGGTCATTGGTGTGATACTGCTGCCTTTCAATTTGTATTACCGAGGCAAACGGGAGAATTTAGAGGGGCAGCTGGAAGACGCCAAGGAGCGTATTTCGGAATTGGTTTTATTAGAGGAGCGAGAACGAATTGCACGTGATTTGCATGATACGCTAGGCCAAAAGTTGTCCATGATTGGGCTGAAAAGTGATTTGGCTCGAAGATTGATCAAGCGCAGTCCAGAAGAGGCCGAAAAGGAATTGAATGACATCCGGCATACTGCGAGTATGGCGCTGAAAGAAGTGCGCGAATTAGTTGCCGGCATCCGGGCGACCAAGCTGCAGGACGAGTTAATCCGGGTCCGGCAAATCACAAAGGCGGCTGAAATGGAGTGTCGGATAGAGGGAGAGAACCAACTGGGGGAACTCCCGGTCATCTTGGAAAACGTTTTGAGCATGTGTTTGAAGGAAGCGGTGACGAATATCGTCAAGCATAGTGGAGCCACCGCTTGTCTCATACTCTTTGAACGTCGCATGAACGAATTTCGGCTTATCGTTCAGGACAACGGAAGCGGTTTGGCCCGGAAGGCCGGAGAAACGACAGGTAGTGGACTACGCGGGATGGCGGAGCGATTAGAATTTGTAAATGGCAGTTTGGGGATTGAAGTGGAAACAGGCACGACATTGACGATCCGTGTGCCGCTCGTCATCACTCACCAGGGAGGAGAGGAATCGGAATGA
- a CDS encoding fatty acid desaturase, translating to MSKEKTKQLHKDVAPFAKSDLKKSVIQLINTVPPIFVLWFLAYQSLAVSIWLTFAIAIVAAGFVVRTFIIFHDCTHGSFFRNKKANDVVGTITGVLTLFPYEKWKREHAIHHASSSNLDKRGVGDIWVLTIEEYLEASKWTRFAYRFYRNPFVMFGLGPLYLVLISSRFNRKDARRKERMNTYVTNVVIVALYALMIWLVGWPSFLIVQGSIMFVAAALGIWLFYIQHTFEDSYFEEESDWDYVKAAVEGSSYYKLPKVLQWATGNIGFHHVHHLAPRVPNYNLEIAHESTPPLQKATTITIRTSLESLRYKLYDPEHKTFVTFKEVKDRVKRTALSLDLKPKRTSFDSK from the coding sequence ATGAGTAAAGAGAAGACGAAGCAGTTGCATAAAGACGTAGCTCCCTTTGCAAAGTCAGACTTGAAAAAGAGTGTCATCCAGTTGATTAATACGGTTCCGCCAATTTTTGTCCTTTGGTTCCTTGCCTACCAAAGTTTAGCCGTTTCCATCTGGCTTACATTTGCAATCGCCATTGTAGCAGCAGGATTTGTTGTGCGGACGTTTATCATCTTCCATGATTGTACGCACGGTTCATTTTTCAGGAATAAAAAAGCGAATGATGTCGTTGGCACGATTACGGGCGTGCTCACTTTATTTCCTTATGAAAAATGGAAGCGCGAGCATGCGATTCACCATGCTTCCAGCTCGAACCTTGATAAGCGCGGAGTCGGCGACATCTGGGTATTAACGATTGAAGAGTATTTGGAAGCATCCAAATGGACACGGTTCGCTTATCGTTTTTATCGCAATCCTTTCGTGATGTTCGGTTTAGGGCCGCTTTATCTAGTCCTTATCTCGAGCCGGTTCAACCGGAAGGATGCCCGCCGGAAAGAGCGGATGAATACGTATGTAACGAATGTGGTCATTGTGGCGCTGTATGCCCTTATGATCTGGCTTGTCGGTTGGCCGTCGTTCCTCATTGTACAAGGTTCGATCATGTTTGTTGCAGCGGCTCTCGGCATTTGGCTGTTTTACATTCAGCATACGTTCGAGGATTCTTATTTCGAGGAAGAGTCGGATTGGGATTACGTAAAGGCGGCTGTTGAAGGGAGCTCCTATTACAAGCTTCCGAAAGTACTGCAATGGGCTACAGGAAATATCGGTTTCCACCATGTGCACCACCTAGCGCCGCGTGTGCCGAATTATAACTTGGAAATCGCACATGAATCGACACCGCCTCTTCAGAAGGCAACGACGATTACAATTCGAACGAGCTTGGAATCGTTGCGTTATAAGTTATATGATCCTGAGCATAAAACGTTTGTCACTTTCAAGGAAGTGAAGGACCGGGTCAAGCGCACAGCACTGTCTCTTGATTTGAAACCGAAACGTACGAGTTTCGACAGTAAATAA